A segment of the Manihot esculenta cultivar AM560-2 chromosome 13, M.esculenta_v8, whole genome shotgun sequence genome:
aaaaaaaaaaaaagaaatagaagaaaataaaaatattctttttaactAGTATTAGACTTTCATGTTAATCAATGAACTCATAGTTGATTAGTAGGTTTAATCTTGTTATCGGTTCCGTCAGATTTAAGCTGATATAAACCCTAACACCAATAATAGTCTTATTATGAAAGTATTAACtgaaaaaatgaatataatttctttaaaatttagaaaaaaaaattagaaatagaTTATTTTCGTTTCTAATTTATATTAGAGTTAAACAATATGTAAGTAATGAAATAGAAATGGAATTTAAAAGGCTTCAATAAAGTGACAATAAATTTAACATAGGAAAAAGGTGGGGAATTCATTTATAAATCTAgcataaaataactaattagaTAAGAAACTTTACAATGTTGCTTATTATATTTATCGGTGCTTAGGAACATGAGACgcaaattttataattctaacaATTCAGTtcagttattttattttgatttcgcTCATGTAAAAAGAATCTGATctataattacaaaaaaattttaacctaAAATGCATCACATATACAACACTTCGTTTTGGGAGAGGGAGCATCGCACACCAGCTCCGACAAGCAAATGGTCTGGGAGTTGGGAACCCTCTAAGCAAACTTGTAATTTTATAGTTGATATATCTTCaaagtctattaattatattatgatataaataaaaatatttaataagtttGATAATTATTTCTACTTacttgatatattttaataataaaatattaaatatattaattttattgatgagaTAACAACGTTATTTATGTCACATGATACAAAGCATAGAATAATTCGTCAGTTTAATAATATTGGGGTTGCCTGTGAAAGAGGAAAAGTATACGACATTTTGACGAGGAAAGTTAGCGTGGAAGTGGAACTGTCATTAACAAAATTGTCGCCGCAAGGATAGTCAACTTGGATATCGCGAGGATGCCCAAGTTAAATATCCAACTTGACCGATTCAGAATTATTTACGGCGAGGATAACaggaatattaattttttttgttattacataaatttatgaaataataattaaatattcaagttttattttactgaatttttaaattataaattaattatatgtatttttttacaTTGAAATACACAcaaatgttatttattttttctgtttcataatttattctgtaaaattatttataccaAACGAAATTTAAACTAAACTTAGAAATTCAGTTTTATTTATACagatgaattaaattaaacaaaaacATAAGAAACATGAAACAATATTTCTGACTGGCCCACATTAGATTGTGAGATACTTTATTTATGTCTTGACCCACATAATTCACAATAGGCAAATGCATGAACGTCAAGCATATGTTTGAGCCACCTCTTGCAGAATGTGAAAGAGCTCAATACGCTTTGAAAGCATCAGCTTGTGATCACCACCTGGGACCAAATACACCTTGTGTGGTTTGTAGTTTGCTATTTGCCAGCGATGAAATTTTGGTAGAAATATTTTATCTTCATCTCCATACACATATATTCTCTTAATTGATCCATATCCTTCTTTAGTGAAGAATTTTCTCTTTgccaaaatattttgaaataatgaTCCCTTCCTTACCAATCGCTTTGCCAGTTCATAATCcttatatataaaaagaatatatcAGTATTACGCattagcattttttttttatacaaaatttcaagtttataatttgattttatgtAAGGTTACAATTGCACTTAACTAACTCAAATGAGAATAAAAGCATATACCTCAATAGGGCAGTTAGTATAAATATTCTCCTTCATAAGTTTGAAGCCCAAATTCAATGCTGTTATATTCTCCCCTTTGTAAGTGTAGTTAGAAAACACTGTGTCTTTCCAGTCAGGAAACACCTCCAAGAGCTGTGTAATGACACAAGGGAGATCatacaaagaaaaaaataaaaatgaaagatCAATTTTGTTCAATAATTTTTAgtattcattaaaagaaaaagcaaaaacaAAATTAAGCAAAGATGAACAGTACCTTGTCCACAACATAAGCAGGGTTGTGCACAGTATCTGGCATTAGGGAATTGTGGAAGACAGCAGCAGCAATCTTTTCAGGGTATTTATCAGCAGCAATGGCAATATTGATTCCTCCACAGCTCTCTCCAACAAGTATTACCTTTTTTCCTTTTGGGACTGAAGCCATATACTTCAACAGAGGTTCAGAATAGTCATCAAATGAGCCAAGCTGATTTATTTGTCTTTGGTCAATGCCACTGGCTGCAAGGTCCAGTGCAGTTACGTTGTGGCCAGCAGCTTCCAGCAATGGTACGAGCTTGTACCAAATCCAAGCACCATGGCATATGGTATGAATGAGAACAAAATGGGCAAGTGCCATTTTCTAATTAGCTTTTGTGTATGGCGTAGGTTGTGTTGCATGGATAACTATTTATAGAGAGGAGATAGATAAAGGAATGGACTTCTGAATGATCATAAAATTCCCTTCAATATATAAGTTTTTAAGAATCCACCCTTTTGGTCCAAAGTTTCCTCTTTCATCTTAGTTTAGTTATATTAGCTCGTGGTTCTTCTCTCTAGTTTGTGATCAGaatgtatataaataataaaaaaatttttaggtGGATCTACCAGCATTTATATATAGATGTAGGGGGATTTATTTGGAAAGTAAGAAACCCATTTGACATCTCTCCATCTGCAAAAAAAATTCTCGATGCGAAAACACAGAGACAAATGGTTGATTTTTGAATAGGAAAAATAGTAAATCTGCAGTGTCACGAACCCGCATTTTGATACTCATTTGGAACCAtgcggcacttgacttgaacGCATTCAAACCAAGTCAACCTTAAGAATCAACCGATTCTATGTGAACATGAATATCCTGTAGTCAAGGTTACATTTGCGAACAACGAAACCAATAGACAACATTGAATCAGAAGGCTCACAGTAGGCACAAAGATAAGAACTGAATATAAGAATTCATGAACatactacttattttatttcaagggcaaaatataatatatcaaCGTTACTATAATTCTCACCTACAGGGGATGGTCTACAATGAGAGCAGGCACAGCTCAGGATCTCCGTAGGTTTATGGTAGCCAATTGGGCCTAGTCTCTGCAGGTAACCAATTAGTCACTCCCCTCTAAAGAGTATTAGGAACAATTTGGCTTGTGACAGGAGGAAACATCAATATGTCTCAGATGATACACCCCCctaaataaataatctaaagGGAATTACATAAATCTGACACGGCCCTtagcttaattttattttacactAACTTATCccaatattattttttgaaaattctactgttgaaaaattacagttttgaTACCTGAGATTCTAGGACCCTAACACGCAGGGTCCCAAATAAATTggcttattaaaaaaaaaaaacttattttttgaaAGATCTATCTCGTATCTAATCTACTGCTAa
Coding sequences within it:
- the LOC110630575 gene encoding (S)-hydroxynitrile lyase encodes the protein MALAHFVLIHTICHGAWIWYKLVPLLEAAGHNVTALDLAASGIDQRQINQLGSFDDYSEPLLKYMASVPKGKKVILVGESCGGINIAIAADKYPEKIAAAVFHNSLMPDTVHNPAYVVDKLLEVFPDWKDTVFSNYTYKGENITALNLGFKLMKENIYTNCPIEDYELAKRLVRKGSLFQNILAKRKFFTKEGYGSIKRIYVYGDEDKIFLPKFHRWQIANYKPHKVYLVPGGDHKLMLSKRIELFHILQEVAQTYA